Part of the Sphaerodactylus townsendi isolate TG3544 linkage group LG10, MPM_Stown_v2.3, whole genome shotgun sequence genome is shown below.
atataagtgattcctcgcgaccgccCTAGCATGCCCTCTCACATAGCTAAAAGTGATTCCCCTCACGCCTGCGCGTAATCGCTTaagcggagctcagtgaggatgttagaGTAGTTTAAAGGGCTGTACTCGACAACCTCGCCCGGAATGACGCTTTACCCTCCCCCCCTCGAGTATCTGTAGcaaagtggacggggcacaatgcaagaatctcggcatcgtcttccgtcagggttctttcttctgcagatcgtggctaatacgttgaTTCTGGCGCAGAAAGTTTTTGAAACCCGCCGCCATTACGtatggcgctgacggaggtgcagtggcttcgaaaatgaaggcggagcagagggcggctgagccgcgggagagtttgaaatgggtgaaggagcaaggggcagaaggaggacaggccttaccaatttagtggatagagaaaattccgggttgaaattgaaggtgaaaagaatCGAAAGGAGGGCTGGCTCTACAAGcgagggagccataggtctgcgaGGCTGATGGCTTAACAAAACATTGtactccatcgccagtagcagcgacattaACCGGCgtcgcgaggctctgtgcgaagagtgcgccctgatgttttcccagtccttaagattcaatgtcccctctgggtactcatggacactgagcttcaatctctcaaccaatttgcggTTAGCTCCGCGCTTCTCTATCACGAGGGGACCCTGCCAAGCATTATTCGCGGCAACGCTTTCAGCTCGGCTAACGTGTTTGTCATAAGTCTGCTTTTGTAAAGcatccccatactcaccggtggtaattccgtcggacgagagagtgtcctaggactggCGTGAaatctctggatgcgccgatccagaggacaggcgataccgaaacgggtggtccctggatgtgccttcgatccagcggacttcggtatcgctgcccttccccaagcgacggtgagcagggtggaggttcggagGATTCTCGGGTTTTCGGCGCACCAGCTtagtagtcaaccccgcaggagTTTCTTtacgctaaggaataggcgagacagCGGAGGAGAGTTTCGATCATGGcccggagagcgtcagcaacaggaaagcGGGATTaatcgtgatcctgacaactctcctaTTAAcagtctctggcaccttttattagggtttcattgtgggcgtgtaaaggaggtgggtagggagatgagcggggagaccgggagaccttggagagatcatcatgtgatgcatgatctcacctggctacgtgcggagaggagcgtaagcgtctgagcctaatcctcacctgggggcaagaccattgtccctgcgcccggtgactgagccagacagttcatgacccgtgactcatagggggatgaggagtgggggtgcggtgcgaccagaaggccgtaggtccgttggcgtcccaacgttctaccacggcgctgctgggtcagcagtgcattactacagaatcAATCTATAATACTAAGGAAAGATGTACTACTTTCCTTAGGTAGTTAGACAACTAGAACTTAAAATGCTATCTGAAATCCGACTGCATGAGTGCCATGGGTATTGATAATAAATGGCTCAAATCTGCACACATTGAGACTCAGGTCTCAGCATTCAGTTTACTAAAACAAGATTTTCACAGGATCAAAACTAACTATTCTCGAGGCAGAGAACAGAAAGGCCTTTGTTTCACACAGATTCACATTCATAAAGCAAAGATTCTTCCAACATCAGCTTGTTGAGGTTGAAAGTTATCAAGGTCTCATCTAGACTAACCTTtcaaattttatttgaaaatttcctttttttctatctAGTGCATTATAGCATTCAAGACTAGTTTCAGAAGCTTAAacattcaaaaaagaaaaattgtatAAATTAGAATccaaaataaagctttattaaagaaaattagaaagatgtttaaaaatcaaattcAGTTTAGAATTCAGTTTAGCATTGACAAGATATCCAGAAAATACAAAGCAAACTCCCTAAATACTTACTGAAGATCTCATCCTCATTTACATAATGACAAATATTTGCATAACTCAAAAGCTTTGCATGCTCTGAGCATTTTGGATACCCGTGTTACGCATGTATCTATAGACAGTACATAACACAGTGAAGGCTTTTACACGACTGTTTGTGACCTTTTGATACTTTTGTCATATTTATTGGGGGTTTTGTTTCAAAGCATAAGCAAAGTCTTCTTCACCAGCAaagtagggggagggggaaagaaaaggtaAAGGGTAACTAATTGTTCGTTGAATACTCTTATGGAAATGCTAGCCATAGTCTGGTGACCCCTTTCAATCAATCCTGGAGTTGCCTTCACGAAATCTTCCAGAACTTGCATGAGTTACCCACTCCCAACTGGAACGAGCAAATTACCCCTCCTAACTGGTAGTTCTCAGCTGCAATGAATGATCTAATTAACCCATCTTTGAAAATAAGCCACAAGTTTAAAAAATGCACTCTACATCTGCTTACAGCTAGCTAAAACTAGAAGATTCTTTCAAGCTGGTCAGTCTTTTGACACATTCTCAGGTctatggggcttactctcagaaaaaatgtttttttttttaaaggaatgcacTGTGTCTTAGTGTCTTTATGCAACAAAAGTTCATCTATAACTTTTTAAGTTTTCCATTTTGAAAAACTATGTATCATGATCCTTCTAACTTTAGGAAACAGAGTAATGACCTATCTTAGAAAAGCTAACACATTAAATTAGATTTCAAAAATTATACTCAGCAACATTCACTGTTAgataaatgtttgattttttttctctctggtgAAAAGGTCTGTGCAAACCTGCTTTGGCACTTCAGCTACAGATTTTTAGAAAGGTCATTCCACAAAAAATATAGATGAGAACAACTACAGTACTGCTGAAGTATACCATGTTGCACTAAGTAAATGGCACTACGAGAGCAAAGGAGGCTGAACAAAAGGTTACATGCAGCAGGATAAATAAATTAGACATCATTTAAACCCAAGGAGGGATACTCCAACAATGTCCATGTCAAGTAATGTATATGTTGTTATAGGTGTATATAAGAGGATGGAATATTAAAATAGTCATTTGGATTTAGAACAGATTATGGCATCATAAATGTCCAGGTTTGTTGCTCCCCATTCTTCCACTATGCATACCTCAGCTCTCATGAGAAGCATAGGAGACAGGTGTGCTAAAGATCCATGATTCAGCAGTCTTCTCAGCCTCCTTACTCTTCACCCTTTTTACTGATCACAGTTGATAAACGGGGAAAAAATTGCATTTCTCTCTATTGTTCTTCTATTCTTTATTTTTGAGCTGTTCTATTTTTAGTCTTTGCATAAGTAACTCCAATCTCTTTCAAACCCACCAATCTAAAATCTGGAATCCACATTAAAGCATATCTAAGTTTACAACTAGGtgtagccagaggcgtagctccaagggagcagggtgtgtggcgagggcatggcaggggtgttccaggttGGGGGGCACgtaccctgtgggggtgtggtgagggcattccgtgggtgtggtggggcatggcaggggtgttccggtggggcggggtggaggacgcaccggtgcaccaggcgcttttcccccttgctatgtctctgggtatagcctgttggatcagaccagtccatctAGCCCAATTAGCCCAGCattttgtttcacacagtggccaatcagttgtcCTTGAGGGCCAAATGATCAAGGCACATAGGTCAAGATTGTCTCTAATGTTGCTTCCTAGCACTGGTCTTCAAAGGCTTCCTGCCTCTGtatatggagattccctttagtcaccatggctagtagccactgataaaccTTTGTTTTGGATCACCCTAGTCAGGCCTAAATCAGATATAAGTATCTACCCCTACCATCCTCTATACTTCTCTCTCAAGTTCAAGGTAACCAGTATGCAGGCCATCACATATTACCTTTCTCATCTCTTAAAAATTTTTTAGAGAGCCATGACCATTTCAATTCTCAGGCCCTCTCTCAGTCACGGATACATCAGCAGACAGGGTAGCTTAGCCGCCTTTACTAACAGGCCCTCACTCAAAAACCACTGTTGGTGTTGGGAGGTTCTCTTCCATACAAGAAACCAGGtttgaaggggaaagggaggtaaAATGAGCCAGAAGAGAACAGTCAGATTCTGTCTGTTTACTCAGAGGTaaattccatttatttcaatagaACTTACTTTCATGTAGAATTAGACCTTTCAATTTTCCTTCAATTTTCCTACTTGCCAAAAAGCAGTTCCATCTTGCTAGCTCCTGCTTGTATTGTTAATTATGCATGCATTCCAATGCTGTGGAGGTGAGAGCATGATACTACCTATTACCGATGTTTCTGAGCTCTGTGTCTCAATCTGAAAGTCTGAATAGAGCCTGCAGGTGCATACCTGTTTAAGCAGTCAAGTACTCTGCATTGTGTTCATACAATTTGAATGCAGGTTGCTTCTGCTAAGATAGTGTTTAACATTAACCCTGTGGGTGGCCAAAGTTCTACTCACAAGGTAAGTATCTCCATTTTAACCTAAAATAGATCCTTGCGTTCACAAGTGTAAGGCTCAGCTCATAATTAAGACTGAAAGAAATCATCCAGATTTAGACAAACATAGGAAATGATCTTATATAAATGAACCTGCAATCCAGATCATACTTACTACGATGAAAGTGTTTCAAATCGAGTCACAGAATGAGGGGTGATAGCATCATTTGCAGAATTTTCTACATGCTGTAAAGAGTTAAACCAGAGAACTTTAAACCAGAATTCTAATACAACAGAAAGGAATTGGACAGCCAATAACTAGTGTGGATCtctcatttaaaataatttgcagCCCTTGTTGAAGATGTAGTTGGGGCTGGAAAGATCAGTAGTTTTGGAATCAAGCCAAAGATTCTCTCAGGATTTCTCTGCAGCTGTGTATAATAATATTTTGGCAGCTTGACTGTTTGGATTTTTCACTGCCAATTCTGTCATGCTGGCTGTGATTACTCAGTGGTGACAGGAACTATTCTGTACATGCTTGGAGGCACTACCATTTTTATTGATTCATGTGGTCTAGAACTAGGCCTTCGTactgagaattgacatagggcaGCAGAAGGGAGGAATTATTTGGAAAATTTAAGATTCTAGAAGCACTTATGAGcagactttctattcctttgaCTAACTCAATTGTTCACTGCTTTCTATGCCTTCTGGCCTTTATTGGGGAAGAGTTTTGCTGTTCATTTGTACAAAATCCCATTTTTGTTGTTAATTTGTGCAAAATCCCATTTTTCTGGGTGCCTGGGAATCTCCTTCATCTGTGTCTGTCTTGGTGTTGCTCTGTTCATGATCAGCATGGGGCTATTCAGTTTACcagaaggaacagagattccaagGTTCAACCCTGGCAAGGCCCCTACCTTGAGACAGAAACAAGACAAAACTTATGGGGGAGTCAGCATAGATTTTAATGTGTAGATTCTCTATTACGGAAACAGCCTTTTCTATCTACCATATCTAAAGATAGgacacacacgcacgcatgcacgcatgcacgcacacacctGAAAGTTGTGTGTGTAAGGGAGGAATATTTCCCCCATGTCTTTAAAATGTCTAGAAATTTTAGGTCTCTGAAGTCTAGTACTTGGTTTCTTCCAGTGGCCACAAAAAGCTCATAAACTTGAGAGCTTTCTTCAGCTGCTTTGAGGAATAAGATGAGAAGGGGGTGGGCAATTTAGGTCGCATTTAATGACTAAACAACTGACGTCAGGATGCTCCATCTCCGCTAAGGGGACTGAGGAAATGGATACAGCTCTTGCtgcttcttgtgtgtgtgtgtgtgtgtccctgtgCTGAATATGGTTAGGTGAGGCTTTTTTAATGCCGAAAGATGCAGATATGCTTGTAACTTTATTACTGCAGGAAAACGTCTATAATCATTCAAGCTTTGCGTTTGGAGGGCAGTTGTGGTTTTGTAACCTCCTCCAGTCTCTGACTAACAGCGGAGGCTGTGTGCACAATATATATGACAAGTTACTTTCTTAGGTACAAGAGCTTTCCCCCCAAAGGCTGATTCACACAAATATCACTGGATGATTCATCACTTGATGACTCACGGCTGTATGTGTGAAGTTTCTCCATTGAAAACTATTATGCTGAAGGTGATCGAAGGCAACATGAAATATCTTTGGGGGTTGTTTCATCTAAAATAATTGTTCCAAACCGAGCATCTTTACTTGGGAGAGATTCCCGCCTGCTATTTTTTGACACAATCTGTTTTTGTTCTTCCCACATCATCTTATGCTCCTTGTTTCCTGATTTAATTCTCATGGAGTTCACTCCTAAACTGGTGATATAACCAGAGGCGTAgatccaaggggacgggggtgcgcgACGTaccgggcgcgtgcccctgtgtgggtgtggtgagggtgttccaggggcatggtggggcgttccggggtgggggcaggacagggcaggATGGGGCGGAGGACGTGGTGCAACGGgcactttccctccttgctacacctctggatatAACACTTCTGAATCAGTTTGAATACTACTACTCTCATCCTTTTAGTTCAAAGCCTACATGTGCTTTCCCCATAAATATGGTATAGTTTGTAGGCTGCCCCCTTTACCCATAAAAACAGTTGAAAGTAGCTTAGTTCACATGCAACAATAAACCAGATACAGATGTTGGCGATAAAAGATTACCTTTGCAGCAAGGCGAATGTATTTGTAAGAGCCctaagcaaaaaaaatgaaatgttgccTAAAGATTGTGGGGTGAATGAACTGGTTACAGGCACCAAACTTAGCAAAGAGGGGTAGTGCGTAGGGTACTAAACTAGGACATACAttatttcagcctaacctactgcacaatattgttgtgatgataaaatggagcagggCAATTACATGTGTTGCTCAGAGCTGATTGGAGGAACAGTGTGAGAAAAAATGTGTCAGCAGTTGGAGATTGTAAAGATGAGGCAGTCACTGAGTCCTGGCTGATTTAGGAAGGTGAACCATTGATAAAGCTCTCATTGCCCTGTGTACCACATCATATTTGAACATGCTTCCTACTGTTCTTCTAAGAAGAGCACACTAGCAACTGGGTTAGCATATGATGGGTGTGTGCCCTGAAGTACAAATGTAGCAACATGGAGTTAGTGGATTTAAACATGATAGGACAACTATTGAATGTAGTAGTTAAGTGGCTGAACTAAGCTCTAggaaaccccactctgccatgaaaactcgctggatgaccttgggccagtcacacacttgactctggcaagtatttggatgggagaccaagcaATACCAGGAGTGTTAGGCAGAgtcaggccatggcaaaccacctttgcacaGCTCTTGACtcgaaaaccccaccaggagccaccataagtcagatatgacttgcCTGCAAAAAAAAGGGGAGGCAGCTGTGGTACATCTACACAGATAAGGCCCCACCCAGTTGTAAGTAGGGCCCGAGAGTTGTAATGAACGTGTGAAGGGACTTCAAGTCCCCAACATCCACTGGTGGTTTTCCCACTAGTGGCGCCTTCCCTGCCTTCTCTCCGTCTCCCGGCAGGGGTCGCTTCTCAGCCTCCCGGGCGCCCTTGACATCACGCCGAAGCTCCTCCCGCGCACGACCCCCGCCCCGTCCCCGCCGCCTTCGCTCCCCCCCGCATCTCCGCCGGCTGTGTAAATCCAGGCGGGCTGGGCCAGGGGAGGGATGGGAAGGTCACGAGCAGGCGAGAccgggggagcagccgccgccgccgccgcttcttgGGGACGCTTCCTACTTGAGCTGCGAGGAGGCCGCCTGCGCCAGCTTATGGCAGGAGTCCTGCCGCGCTGAAAGCGGCGCTCGGCGCGTAAGGAGCCCGGAGGCGGCGAGCGAGCGAGGAGGCCGAGCGAGAGCTTTTTCTCCCGCGGAGCCCCAGGCGGGGAGCCGGCATGCCGGCTGGCTTGCAGAGGTGAGGCGAGGCGAGGTGAGGACCCGCCCGGGGCTGCTGGGTGCTGGGCCGGCCGGCCGGTCCCCTCGCGCATCCACGCGCGCGCTCCCTGGCTCCGTCCCATGCAGAGCCGCGCGCGGGCGGGCAGGCGAAGATGGCCCCGTCTGTGATCCAAGCGTGCCGCAGCCTGGCTCTCTCAACATGGCTGCTTTCCTTTTGTTTCGTGCATCTGCTCTGCTTGGATTTCACCGTGGCCGAGAAGGAGGAGTGGTACACGGCCTTCGTGAACATCACCTACCCCgagcccggcggcggcggcggcgccggcGAGGTGCGCAGCGAGAAGAGCGAGTGCGGCCGCTACGGGGAACACTCGCCCAAGCAGGATGCCCGGGGGCAGGTGGTGATGACCGCCTCGGCCGCCGACCGGCAAGCCTGCGACCCCAACGCCAGGTTCGCCGCGCCGCGCCCGGGCAAGAGCTGGATCGCGCTCATCCCCAAAGGCAACTGCACCTTCAAGGATAAGATCCGCCACGCCGCCGCCCAGAACGCCTCGGCCGTGGTCATCTACAACGTGGGCTCCAGCAACGCCAACGAGACCATCACCATGCCGCACGCAGGTGAGCCGCCGGCCCTCCGAGAGCTTATTCAAAACCTAGCCGTGGCCGAGATGCTGCTTGGGGGAAACGAGGAGGGCTTTTCTCGCCAGGAGGCCACTTTGGGgtatttctctccccctcctcccttgcattgCACTGTTGGGAAAACAGTGGGCCTgtcctcaaaaggatggaaggttgacCGTCGTCTGAAATGGCAACTGAATGACAATGGATGTCAGGAGGTTTGTGAAGAGATGCAGGCAAGAAGGGGAGGGTGGATCAGCTGCAGCTGGATGGAAGGGCGGAGGTGGTGGGTTATGATGAGGACTGTGAGGATGTAAAAAGGACAGTGAGAAGATGAAAAGGTCAACGTAGCTTTTGCAAcgggcaggaaagaaaatggagaagtCCTGAGCCAAACAAGCTCATCCAGAGAGTCTTCTCGCACCTTGTTCCTGGGTATCTTCTcaactttgggagggggggtcatTCCAGATGTGGTATGACTTTCTGAGATTCTTCACATGCAGATGTTGCATCTGCTATTGCATCTGTTTTGAGATAGGCAGTAGTTGCTTGTGACAAGTCCTTTTTCCTTCAGTGGCATGCATGGATTCTGTCCCAAAATGTAAACATGTTTTTCTCCCATCACTTACTCTGCACATAGTGCAAACCTTCTTTCTTAGTCCTGCTGCAAAGAGCAAATGCTAGGCACAGCAAGGAGACTAATAAAACCAGGTATTTtccactgcagtggggaggctggGAGTTTCGAGTCATTTCCTAGGGGCTTGTGGTTGGTGTGTGGAAGGGTAATCCTGGAAGCATTTTGTTGGTTGGTCTTAGTTATGCTAGTTGTGGAAGAATTTCACTGAGAGTGAGCTATTCTAGAAATGCACATAAATTAATTAGGACAAGATTTCACAGTATGTGCAATTCTTGTGGAGTGTGGGGTGTTCTGCAATTATACACATGCATATTTTTGTCTGCTATGGAGGCTTGGCTTTCTGTTGCCTTTGAAGTTCACATGGTTCTAATGTTATGTGAGAGTGCTTCTGGAGTTTATTCTGGTGTCCTGTGAGAAAACATCACAAAAATAGTGCGAGTGCAGGCTTCGTGACTGCTTTATGATGGAACtacagtgtgtttttaaaaactagcTTTTTGGAACAAATTGCATTAGAAAAATAATTGAACACAACACCATGCAAAAGCCTGGTCTTCCAAGGGTTGCTTGCTTTTTATTCTAATAGATATATTTTCAGAAAGTACTTACATGTTTTGGATTGAATATATCTCACTACCCAGACCCAGTGGTTTTTTGCCAGTTTATTGAATAACTGTAAACGCATTTGCTCAGAAGTGAATGGCACTGCgttcaatgggatttatttccCAGTAAGTGTGCCTGGTATTGATTATTCATATTAGAGCAGAAGCAGGCCCAAGGACTGGTTGGTTGCAAAACATGATGTTTCAGTGACTTTTAgactgcaatcctgtgcacattgTTTAGTAAAAAGGAGGTTCTGGTGAACTTAGTGGACCTAGTTCCAGTAAATAGGCATGGGAAATTTTGAACTTTTTACATTAATACCGTGATGTAACAGCTGCTGCAAGGCCTCAAGAACCACCTCTGGCAAAGATTCCCTCTGGGCCTCCTTGCATCCAGTCACAGATGAAGATCACATGAAAACAAATTCTGGAACTTGCTTTGTGGGAGTCTAGAGTTTTGTTCTGCTCTCCAACACAGACCTGAGCTACAATGTAGGTCACCTTAAACCTTTTAACATTGAGATGTTCTTTCAATAGAGAGCACAGGCAGCTATTTTTTCTTGAACAATGGTTATATTTGAACTGAAGGTCTGGAGcagaaaagattttatttttaaatcatccATATTGCTTGGATTTGCTTTAATGGTTTCCAGGGACATCTGAATCTTCTTAAAATTTCTCCTTATGAGTTCCATATGGATCTATGTATTTTTAGGCTCTTCTGCTTCCAGTTCTATCAGAAAAGTGCTGATGGAACCACAGCACTGCTAAAGTCATGCACGTTGCTTAAACAAGTTATAGGAGCAAGTTTCTGAAATTGGAATGTTGGTTCAGTTAACAATTTATAAAAATAAGCAGATGTTAATAGTGCAGAGATTAAAAATCCTGAACAAATGACTTCCATCCCCTTGCTTGTAAAAACAACTTCATAACCTTATCTATTAATACTGAGCTATCTCATTTAATGTTACTTAAAATTTTgcaaattttttaatgtttgtttttaagcatGGGACTGGTTGCTGAGTATGTCCATAGAATGCCAATCAGTAATCTGTTTCAAAGTAATACATCACAGCAAGTAGCATTGTGTCATTTCAgtgatttctttaaaaaccctgaaatgtaGATTCGTGGTATTATCTCCCTATTGCATCTTTTAACAATTTGGCTATGTCAGTATTGTTGGATGAATTCCATAGATCACAGTGTTCCACTTGCATACTCAGTGTTTTCAGCTCTCCTCTTCTCAAGATAACCACTCACAAATCTGCTCTTGAATGTCAGGAGTGGATTTCAATTAGACACCAAGCATTGCAGTTGGAAAAGAAAATGGGTAACCCTTTCTGGTGAATGGAACCACTTCCCACTCATATATGGACCTCCTTGGATTCAGCTGTTATCATATCACTGGATTTGTGAGTTAATGGTTTGCCTTAATCCATCCAGTGAATTTATGGGTGAAACAAGATTTGGACTATTGATGTCTTCCCTTACGCATCTTGTCACTGCACTACACTTGTGCATCTTAACTGATTGCTGTACTGAAGAGCTCTTGGCCTTGGCTCTTAGCCTGTGGCCCCACAAGCAGTACCAACATGTCATGCTGAAACACTGACCTCCACCTGAAGTCCGGAAGACTGGAAATGGACCACAGGTGGTTCAGAAGGCGATTCCATTCACCATCCATGGACAAGATCTCATAGATTAACTATATTCCCAGTGGTCTACCAGCCACTATGAACCTAAGTATGTTCTGGGGAAGTAGATGAAGTACTGATAAGGCAGAAGGAATTATCATGGTGGAAGAAGATGAAATCATCAAGCTGTGACTGTTCCTTTCTCCAATCCTTCTCTCAACAATGGGTATCCTGTTAATCTTGCTGGTCACTGaacctactgctgctgctactgaatGTCAGGTCAATCTGACCTGAAATGTATTACAGACACAAGGGTGGATAAAGAGGAAGGGGTGGCTTCCTCCCAGCCTCTGTCTTTCCCCAAGTTTGCTGTTACAGTGTCAGCCTAGGCTTATTGGTGAGGGAGACAGCTATGGTCTGTTGTACTACCCAACCCACTGCTCAACTGTCTACCTGCCTGAGTTTATGAAGTCTTGGATTTAGCATTGAGGACACTGAAGCCTATTTTTGGAGGCCTTCAATGTTCATGCTGATGCTGACCTGACAGGAGCTGCTCGGGATTTTGTGGCTACCATGACAACCATGGGGCTGTCCCAGAATGTTCTGATCCCTGTATATATAGTAAGATATGCTCTTGATCTGGTttctctggggggaaaaatacatGGCTTGATAATAAGCAATTTCCCACTCCTATTAATGCGCCAACCATTGTGACTTGAACTTCAGTGAGCATGGCTAGCAGATTAAAATGGTCTACTCAAGGGGTACATCTGGAGGGCTTcctaatattttaatgttctgcCTGGAAGTTTGACTGTCCTGTCGCAACCCTGGTTGACTTGTGGAGTGAAGAAATGACCTGGGCAGTGAACACAATTGTTTCTTTATGTCCTCTTCCACCCTGCTTCTGGTTTACCAGGGAGCTTAGGGCAATGAAGCGGTTGGGCAGATAGATATACTGTGAGTAGATTAAAACTTGAAGTGAATGCTGCTGAGGTAGGTGAAACTGCACTATCATGCTTATTTAATGATGATAATCGTGGCAAAATGAGCTCACTTTTCTTCCACTATTGTATCCATGCTGTACTTTCCTATGGATCTTTTCCAGATTGTGAAGGGCTTCTGTCACTACCCTGGTTGATGTGTGGAATAGAGAGAAAAAATGCAGTCATTCTTCAACTGTTTTGCAATGTATTTTGCAGATACAATTGCTTCCAACTGTGGCTATTTGAATGCCATGATTGATTTAGCTGAACGTCAGGATGCTGTTGGAGCACAGTCTGGGTTTAATTGCATGGATAATTTTTGGTTGGAGAGGTTTAATGAAGTGGACAAGCTGTGTACAGCCTACCTTACCTTTTGTGGATGGTGGTACTTAACGAAGTGGTTTGGTGTAGTGGGTGCAGGAGGTTATAAGTACTGTTTCAGGAGGGTATAGTTCCAAGTGCTTTGAAATAAGCAGTTTTGAGACCCTTTTGAATGGTACGCCTGGACCCAAATAACCTAAGTACCACACCCAGTGGCAACACTTGATGAATAGGGAGCCAGCTTTGGCTGGTTGCTGTGGCCCTTCCTTGAAAGGCATGATgtagccactgtggtccatgctcTGTGGTCCAAGGCCTCTTTTGAATAAGATTCttaaatgttaaaagagaatctgaacttttttaaaatgcgGGAACACACTGCTTTAACTTCCACTGACGATCACATGGTTGCACTTGGATCTTTTAGTAGAAACAAGtatagataggcactaggacccagggggagcattctacaacaaagaatgtccatcatgttgagttctgtgatggaagaatatacaatctactaacattttTTGTGTGAAATGGAGTATAGTCATTGTACTCCAGTGGCCTTTGCAGTGTGTTCTTGCTGGCTTTAAATGTTTCCGGGAAAGTTTTACTTTTAGCCTGGGTTGGGTGAGTAGTAATGTTGCTGTCTTTAAAAGGGATGGATTGTGCACACGCCCATGCACAAAAGACAATCAGCCTGCATAACCTATTTGTATAGGAGCTAAAAATCAACAGGCTTATGTGGAAATGGAaaatatgcctttttaaaaaaaattgtattatgtATTCctggtttggggtgctgtgtggtttccaggctgtatggccgtgttctagcagtattctctcctgacgtttcgcctgcatctctggctggcatcttcagagaatcctctgaagatgccagccacagatgcaggcgaa
Proteins encoded:
- the RNF150 gene encoding RING finger protein 150, with translation MAPSVIQACRSLALSTWLLSFCFVHLLCLDFTVAEKEEWYTAFVNITYPEPGGGGGAGEVRSEKSECGRYGEHSPKQDARGQVVMTASAADRQACDPNARFAAPRPGKSWIALIPKGNCTFKDKIRHAAAQNASAVVIYNVGSSNANETITMPHAGAWET